One window of Chamaesiphon minutus PCC 6605 genomic DNA carries:
- the larC gene encoding nickel pincer cofactor biosynthesis protein LarC: protein MIKIAYLECQTGIAGDMCLGALVDAGVPIEYLNTQLARLGIASEYHLWANKVHHNGQIATKVHVDLTAMASAVPSSAAHRGHSHPPHEHHHPHPAPAHIDDAAPRESHEHPHHHPHEHPHPHPAPLGHHPHPHEHAHSHPTQPASGTRNFQPQHYTHIVAAEPIENDEHHHHHHYDTPQRNLPQIEKLIVAANLPARATQWSLDIFRQLAIAEGAVHGIEPSEVHFHEVGAVDAIVDIVGTCLGLDYLDVAKIYCSPLPIGGGTVRAAHGILPVPVPAVLKLFSARNVPVYSNKIDRELVTPTGAAIAVTLATEFGAPLAMQLHQIGLGAGTIELPIPNILRIWLGTEATSTAATTTAVRPEYLETIEVLSTQIDDLNPQAIGYIFDRLFQAGAVDVFTQPIGMKKSRSGILLTVICPLDKAQDCERIIFTETSTLGIRRDRQTRSILPREIQSVVTKYGKVRIKVARNNLVSDDSIVNVQPEYDDCASIAQAHQIAWREVHQLALMAWHDLNVQ from the coding sequence ATGATTAAAATCGCCTATTTAGAATGCCAAACTGGAATCGCTGGTGATATGTGTTTGGGTGCATTAGTCGATGCTGGCGTACCGATCGAATATCTCAATACCCAGCTTGCGCGCTTGGGAATTGCATCTGAGTATCACCTCTGGGCGAATAAAGTTCATCACAACGGGCAAATTGCCACCAAAGTACATGTCGATTTAACCGCTATGGCGTCAGCAGTTCCTTCATCGGCTGCACATCGCGGACATTCCCATCCCCCTCACGAACATCATCATCCCCATCCCGCACCAGCGCATATCGACGACGCCGCGCCCAGAGAGAGTCACGAGCATCCCCACCATCATCCTCACGAGCATCCACATCCCCATCCCGCTCCCCTCGGACACCATCCCCACCCCCACGAACATGCTCACTCGCACCCCACGCAGCCAGCTAGCGGCACCAGAAATTTTCAGCCGCAGCATTACACTCACATCGTCGCCGCCGAGCCGATAGAGAATGACGAACATCATCACCACCACCATTACGACACCCCCCAGCGCAACCTCCCCCAAATCGAAAAGCTAATAGTGGCGGCAAATTTACCCGCTAGAGCGACGCAGTGGAGTTTGGACATCTTTCGCCAATTAGCGATCGCCGAGGGTGCCGTCCACGGAATAGAACCCTCTGAAGTGCATTTTCATGAAGTCGGGGCTGTCGATGCGATCGTCGATATCGTCGGGACTTGCTTGGGCTTAGACTATCTCGATGTTGCCAAAATTTACTGTTCGCCACTCCCCATAGGCGGTGGTACCGTTCGCGCCGCACATGGGATTTTACCCGTACCAGTTCCCGCCGTCCTCAAGTTATTTTCAGCTCGAAATGTCCCCGTCTATAGCAACAAGATCGATCGCGAATTAGTCACTCCCACAGGTGCGGCAATTGCCGTCACTCTCGCCACCGAGTTTGGCGCACCACTAGCGATGCAGCTCCATCAAATCGGCTTGGGTGCAGGCACGATCGAGTTACCGATTCCGAATATTTTACGCATCTGGCTGGGTACGGAAGCAACATCAACGGCGGCAACAACTACCGCAGTTCGTCCCGAATATCTCGAAACGATCGAAGTATTATCCACCCAAATTGACGACCTCAATCCCCAAGCGATCGGGTATATATTCGATCGGTTATTCCAAGCTGGAGCTGTCGATGTTTTCACCCAACCGATCGGTATGAAAAAATCTCGATCGGGGATTTTACTAACAGTTATTTGTCCATTAGATAAAGCCCAAGATTGCGAACGAATTATCTTCACAGAGACGAGTACACTAGGCATCCGCCGCGATCGCCAAACTCGATCGATCCTCCCCAGAGAAATTCAATCTGTCGTCACTAAATATGGAAAGGTGCGGATAAAAGTTGCGCGAAATAATTTAGTAAGTGATGATTCGATCGTCAACGTGCAGCCAGAGTATGACGACTGTGCATCGATCGCGCAAGCGCATCAGATCGCATGGCGCGAAGTTCATCAATTAGCACTGATGGCTTGGCATGATTTGAACGTTCAATAA
- a CDS encoding 2-hydroxyacid dehydrogenase: protein MKVAFFSTKSYDRDFFTVANYDREHDLVFFEPRLDHHTVRLAKGYPAICTFVNDKLDDVTLEILALQGTRLIALRCAGFNQVDLKAAARLNIQVVRVPAYSPYAVAEHTIGLMLTLNRKIHRAYNRVREGNFSLDGLIGFDLHNRTVGIIGTGKIGQIVAQILKGFGCQIMAYDMFPSPACIEMGVNYVDLPKLLSHADIITLHCPLTPETHHLIDRTAIDRMKSGVMLINTSRGALIDTAVVIESLKSRKIGALGLDVYEQESELFFEDLSDRIIQDDIFERLVTFPNVLITAHQAFFTTEAMQDIAETTLTNITEIATNQLCANIVSHINK from the coding sequence ATGAAAGTAGCTTTCTTCAGCACCAAATCTTACGACCGCGATTTCTTTACTGTCGCTAACTACGATCGAGAACACGATTTGGTATTTTTCGAGCCTCGTCTCGACCATCACACCGTTCGTTTGGCTAAAGGATATCCAGCCATCTGTACCTTTGTCAATGACAAATTAGATGACGTTACTTTAGAAATTTTAGCTCTCCAAGGTACTCGGCTAATTGCCCTACGTTGTGCGGGGTTCAATCAGGTAGATCTCAAAGCTGCTGCGCGTTTAAATATTCAGGTAGTCAGGGTGCCAGCTTATTCACCTTATGCAGTAGCCGAGCATACAATTGGCTTGATGTTAACCCTAAACCGCAAAATTCATCGTGCATATAACCGAGTGCGAGAAGGTAATTTCTCATTAGATGGGTTAATTGGATTCGATCTGCACAATCGCACGGTGGGGATTATTGGTACTGGAAAAATCGGTCAAATTGTGGCCCAGATTTTGAAAGGGTTTGGTTGCCAAATTATGGCTTACGATATGTTTCCTAGTCCAGCTTGTATCGAGATGGGTGTGAATTATGTGGATTTACCAAAACTCCTCAGCCATGCAGATATTATTACGCTACATTGTCCGCTTACTCCAGAGACTCATCATCTAATCGATCGAACAGCAATCGATCGAATGAAGTCTGGTGTAATGCTCATCAACACTAGTCGTGGTGCCCTAATTGATACAGCAGTTGTGATTGAATCGCTCAAGTCTCGCAAGATTGGCGCACTAGGATTAGATGTTTACGAACAAGAATCAGAACTGTTTTTTGAAGATTTATCAGATCGAATTATTCAAGATGATATTTTTGAACGCCTGGTGACATTTCCTAACGTTCTTATTACGGCACATCAAGCTTTTTTTACAACAGAAGCCATGCAAGATATTGCCGAAACAACGCTGACTAATATTACCGAAATAGCAACGAATCAGCTCTGCGCTAATATCGTTAGCCACATAAATAAATAA
- a CDS encoding transposase, whose amino-acid sequence MRKDCGPIHTSDAVKAKLSEWEAQGLYIFYFAKYCSEMNPIELKWQRLKDDEIAGRSLSMK is encoded by the coding sequence ATGCGCAAGGATTGTGGGCCGATTCACACCAGTGATGCGGTCAAAGCCAAACTCTCAGAATGGGAAGCACAAGGACTCTATATTTTCTATTTTGCTAAATATTGCTCCGAAATGAACCCGATCGAGTTGAAGTGGCAACGACTCAAAGACGACGAAATTGCTGGCCGCAGTTTGAGCATGAAATAG
- a CDS encoding pentapeptide repeat-containing protein, translated as MLLTLVNLSGVDFSGQDLSECFMPGINLSGSKSVGGIVIN; from the coding sequence ATGTTGTTAACCTTGGTGAACCTGAGCGGTGTAGATTTTAGTGGTCAAGATTTGTCTGAATGTTTCATGCCTGGAATTAATTTGAGCGGTTCTAAGTCGGTGGGCGGGATAGTAATAAACTAG